The sequence below is a genomic window from Pleuronectes platessa chromosome 13, fPlePla1.1, whole genome shotgun sequence.
GCAGgcaattcttctttttttttaatacataaaaCCTATTTTTCAGAAAGTATTATGGAACATATGAAGAGCCACTTGTTTTCCAATTAGTTGAATTGAAGGGCAACACAAACTCGTGGTGTTTCTTTTATTGACTTGACAGAAAAGCAGCTGCTGAGATATAATGATGAGTCGATGTATTGATTGGTCTGTGACACTTTTGAGGATTTGTTAAACCTTTACGCTGCTTATTAACTAAAAGGCCAAATATCCTTTTGTTCCAGCTTCTGAAACATGAGGATTTGCAGCTTTTGTCTTCGTTAAATTGTCGGTTAAACCGTTTCTTTGTTCTTGGGCATCTCTACTAAATGATTATTGTGTTAATAGAAAAGAAATAATGATAACAAGCTGCAACCCtgatggttgtttgtttgtgtttgttttgatctcCAGTCCGTATTTTAATTTTACGGACTGGAAAATTAAAATACGGACTGGAGATCCAggctttatttttaaacaacacAGGCACGTACATAAACACAGCAGACAGGCAATCGgcccttttctcttttctaaaATGGTTTGGCGAAACTGCTGGACTCACCTATCCAGGCTAAAAGTAATCGTAATGTGTGGATAAGAAAAATTAAAGTTTCATGTCTTATGATCGAAGCTGTGTCTCCTGGGACTCTGTGCTACAAGCTTGTCAATAGTAATTTCTCCTTCCTAACTCGGGTGAAAGGGAAACCTCTAAAAATATAACCTGGGGCATTTATTGAAGAAGACTCTTTCTGAAAACCATCTTCAAACATTGgccagcaaaaacaaaaaactgggTCACCCTCAGAAAAACCCTGCTGGCATTTATCTCTTCAATAACCCCCCCACTCCCTTTCTGGTTGGCCCTGTGCAGGGGACGCCGGTGACCCCATGGAGGAGGGCGCAAAGGAAGAGGACGCTGAGAAGCCAGTGACCGCAGCTAACAGCCGGGATGAAGAGGtggagaacaagaagaagaagaaagaggacgGAGAGAAGGCCAAAGAGGAGAGGCGGGCGGACGGAGAGAGCGGcgatgagaaagaaaagaaagctgAGGGAGCGGGAAAGAAAAGTGAAGCAAAGGAGAAGAGTGATGATGGGAAAGGTCCTGCCACTGCCAAGAAGGAGGTGGTTGAAAAGGAGAcgcgagagggagaggagagcccAAAAAGTCAAACAGCGAAAGAGCAGAGAGATAAGGAGCCGGCCAAGAAAGCCCCCATCAGCAGTTTCTTTGGTGAGGAAAGAATTTGCATAGCTCGGCACAAGAAAACATGTCTTCGCCTTTTATCAGTTGGGAGAGATGGCCAATTGTTGCTCCACCCTcacctttctttcttcttttatttatctatttactcttttgttttttaaatagctCCCAGGAAAGTTGCAGTGAAGAcggagaaagtggagaagagTGACGAAGAGAAAAAGACAAGCCCGGAGAGGAAGAGTTCAGCCGAGGAGAGTAAAGACACAAAAAGGTAAACGAGAGGACACAACAATGGAAGTTGTAAAACAGTTTGTTCTTTGTTCTGACTCGATCCTGAAGTCCGACCTTCACCTCACGTTCAGACTCActgatttattgtgtgtgtttcctggaaATCAACATTTAATCAAATCCACAACAGTTCTCTTCAGCTTCATCCATACTTGTATATTCTTATTTTAAAACCTAAACAATCCAAACGAGAGAGACCATCTGTGTACAGTGTAAACCGGAAGCTGATTTGTCTAATGTGCAGCCGTACAGCAAATActacagaggaggaacagcaaTGGTGAAAACTAAGATTTCTTTATTCTAGGGACCAAACATAGACTGATAACCTGCTGGTGAAACGTCTCCATTTTAGTTTCTCCCAGTATAGATCATTAAAACGTGGTAGTGTGGATGAGTCCCTTGCTGCCTCAGTTAAATGACGCAGCAGTGCTTCATTTTGCAGaatattaataaatgttttgatttattcttCACAACTAGATGGAATAAAGTTCTTTCCTCTCCTTAGTGTGAGGGTCTTCAGTTTCAACCTGCTACTGTGTAAAGCAGCAGACCTGCACGTCCTGCGTTAGTTGTCCAGCATCAGTGTCATTCAGAACTGCTACAGGGTCGAGGATTTCAGTTTTATCTCCAGGAGAACACATGAGGTCCTGTCTCGGAGCAGATCTCAGCCCCTCGTGGTCCAGCCGCCCCTCGGAGAGACTCGACTACTGTGGAGAATGTCTCAGGATTGTTTGAGTTCAGAGGACGAACGTTTGGATCCAGACTCTGTTCTCATGTCGGTTCACTCGGTGGCTCACGGGTCTTTAGCAGGTTGGAGGTTCACGCTCCACAGCGTCCCCTCAGATCCACTGAATAATGGATTCATCCTCCTGGTGCACGTGAGctgaccctgacctttgacccctttaGAAGACCCTGCACTGCTAGTCATGGAGTTAAATGATTAAGTAGGGCTCCTCCAAGGGGCTGTCtccatattattatttaatcacttttgattatttatctcaGTATTTTTTAGCTAGAGAgttttttcttgtattttgaAGTGAGTCACGAATCATAGCTTCTAGCTGTTAGCTGATGAGGAGAGAACGACGACCACTTACTGGTTGTTCTCCTAATGATCCTCCCAGTGGCAGGAGCTGGGACTTTATGGTTCCAGTCAACATCAACAGTAAACAGTCCATAATTTAGTTGTTGGAGTCAGACCCACATGtagatatttttcttttaacacatttaaatcagTGCCTGCTGATGTACATCTTCTTAaagtgcatttatttattattattagtagtagcaTCATGCTTTTGATGCACATTGTTCTTTTATTACATGTgaataaagcagcagcagcagccgcagtgtatttctgctttgtcatttTGAGGTCATGTTAACCATTCCATACACAAACTATTTATAGCTCCAGAAGAGAGGGAATGCATTTTTCATCCCTCTaactatttattatttcatcacTGCCTCTTGTGTGGCAGTGTGGGAGTGATAGACCCGGAACGAGAAAGGAAAGTTCACTCCTCCTCAATTCAGACGATAACATTTAGGTGTGTTTTTGCTTGTGTGAGGAAAATAACCTCAGTTTGCATGTTGCCTCAACACAATGCTGCTATTATCTGTGAGTTTCATGCAAGAATAAATTATCATAACATTTCAAACGCTGGGATTTCACTTCTATTTAATATGTTGAACGTTTCCCTAAGTAGTGGAGCTTGTTTCTCACCAGTGAAACTTTTATCCTCCAAAAGTCTCGGTGcatttctacagtgtctcattGTTATGATAATGGTGTGCACGACTTCCTGTCAACAAAGACGTTCCGACTCGGCCTCAGTGACTGGAGCAGCTGTCACCAGCGCTCAGTTTGACTCTAATTTGCTCCGTCTCCCTTTCGAACGTTTTTCCACAGTGAGTCAACTTCTGGACAAACAGAGTACGATCCGTCCAGGCCCGGATATCATCCCGTGGACCACGCCTGCTGGAAGCACGGCCAGAGGTAAGTCCGATTTACGCTGATTGAAATTCCTCGTTTGCAGATTCCCAGCGGTTGTGGAATTTTGGGAATATCATGGAATTGAATCTGTTTTTCATTCTGTGAGAATCTGTGAGGATGTCAGAAGCGAGTCACTTTATAGAAatctttaaaatctattttttattttctcgaAATGTAAAATAGATGCAGGAGTGATTCTTGGATctgacaagtgtgtgtgacacaaaACAGTTCATAAAAAAGAGTTGAGAAGTCGATGCAACAGAAACAAATCCTTTATTTTAGAACCAACTTACGTCTTCCTCAGGATAACGTGAACATGAGGGTGGTGCAGTGGCGCAGTGGGTTACACGTGTAGAAGGTTCTGGGttcaaaccatagactgtatataaagatagatcACATGACTGCTTCTGATCACCTTCTTGGGACTGATGGGTTATAAACTCCGCCTCCTCCAGGTTGGTGGATGGGACTTgaacaaagtaaaaacaaaagcacacaggAAATTTGCTTTGGTTTAATTATTTATCTGATGCTAATAAAACAGAGGGGAAACGTCTTGATTAACAACTGatactgactcctgattggtcgagtttATGTCTTGGCACAATATCCATCCTTCGCTCTACTCTGATTCCAAATGATGCCAACAGTCCAAGATGGCTGCACCTGTGTACATGATATTCCAGCTTAATTTTTGTAcagacacgtcatccatctttatttacagtctattatTCGAGCCTGTCAGCCGAATAGGACCTTGTCCTTTAGCTTCCTGCAGTCtaagttaattggagactctaaattggcCACAGGTGTAAATGTTGGAGTGGAtctgttgtttctctttctgtatGTTTTGCTCTGTGACCTACAGGCAGCCGGTCCAGGTTGCACtgccgcctctcgcccaatgtcagcaaGGCTATTAAACACATTGCTGCAGCTGTCAAAATGTCCTCTATGTTACAGACCAtcacattgaaaaaaaacttGCACACAAACTCATCTCTTGAACTGGAAACATCGAGAACACAGAAAACGAAAGGGAGGCTATAACACAATATCTGATGTTCTCCAGAAGAGACCAGATTGTGTAAATGTTTTCTAGGGCCCTCTGTGCTGTGTGTAATATTCTCACACTACAGGTCAGTGCCCACTTGATCGAGCCATCACATTCAGGAGGTTAAAACAAGTTTTCATCCCAGACTAATAAAACGCCCAGGCAGACAAGCAGTGAACGCCAAGACTATCTGTTATGTCACTACCGTCTCAGGAAGCACAAATAAATTACTCTAAGTGGATTGCGAGTATTTAATAACCTTATTTATTGGCATGAATTTAAGTGTTTTTGTTCTTCCTGTAGAGGAGAATATGATCCTGAGGTAAATGCATCAATCACAGCCCGTCGGTCTCTTTGCCACAGACCGTTATTTCAACAAGATGTCGCCTGATTGATTATCATGGAATTTGACATTTCTGGTAATTACAAAGCTCGAGGGGGTATCAGTCGGGGACGGACTAAATCCTGTCTTTTCCTTTGTcaatattcattttaatgtcCCACTTGTGACTGTCAAATAAAGATTAAAAGGCCCAAAGATGATCCGCCCACCGAAGAGTCAAGATGTGAGACGTCACAGTGACAGGCATCATTAAATTAGTGGCgtttttctgtgtctctcccACTTGTGTGTAAAACCAGTCTGAAGAAACTCTGAATAAACTCTGAACAAACTCGgaagaaataaacatttcatggctgccaagaggagaaaaaacaagttGAATTTTACATCAAGGCCACAGTGCAAATCAAGCTGCTTGAGTTCAGACTGGAGTCAACTACTGTACTGTGTCATGGGCTTGGTTTGTTTGGACCTGCTTTGAATACCAGATGGAGATTTCTGCTTCGGCATCGCGTCACTCACAGAGAAGTCACCGACTTGACTTTCAAATGTTTTTGAGTTTTTCTATTATTAAATCAATTCTGGCTTCTAGACTTTGCAAACCGACCACATCTACAAAAACAAACGTTGAACGCCATTAGATGAATATTCCAGTGGAGATGCTCCAAACCAGTAACATCTATACTGAGGCTTCTGCAGGAAAAGGGGATGTCACATTGCCACAGATTACAGTGGACATTTAACAAGAAGAAGTCGTGTGCAGGCTCCGTGTCTGTGGAGATTTTACTGAGTGAGACTTTTAACATCAGATTTCACTGCAGACGCCCTCATGCTCCTGCTGCACCGGGAGTTGTGTGTTAAATAACCCAGATTGTGGCGTTTAATTTATCACAATCTCATTAAAGAGCTCCTCATCATGTGATAAGACTCCTTTACTCTGTGAGGTGAGGGCTGTGGAGGGTGAATATCAAACAAAGTTTACAAGTCGGGCCATGTTCTGACAGAAAAATCAGAAAAGGCGACTGGTCTGACTCGGCCACATAGAGAAATGTGGCCTGAGCCAATATGACCTTGAATACTGTAAAGCAGAAACCTGGAGACATCCCACAAGTGTGACTATTGCACAGATACAAGATAACTTATGTCGACCTTATGTTATCGAGATATACTTTTATTATGGACCAGGGGCCTGAGAATAGGGGTCAAGAGGTTAAGTATTCAGAATATTTAAAAGCATTTAAATCTTTACCTGAACGTGGCTCAACATAAAATTTTACATTTCTGGCTTTTTGTTCTAAAGATATGACACATCAGAAGTCTCACCTCAGccgctctgacctttgacctccctgcGGTTGCTCTTGCTCTTTTTTAAAACCCAGAATCAAAGCTCAAACCACCGTTGCACTAATTGTCGGTGGCTCTGAACAGCTGAGTCAGCTAAACGTTGTGAATTTGAAAATGTTGTCTGTGTGGATGCTTCAGCTGCTAACTACCTGCTCATCTCTCTCCAGAGTCCCCTACTTGGCTGTGGCTCGCACCTTTGAGAAGATTGAAGAGGACTCTGGCAGGTAAGCGCTCCatatggaggaagagagaggggggggggggggttctatccCCACATTGAGGTGAATGCCATTTGGGAGAAAGTGATCGCTGAATATTCAAAGCGTCTACATTAACCAAAAGCAGTTTTTACAGAAATTACCACTCAGGCTTTCTACTGGGACTTTACTGGAGTGTGATTAGAGACATGTCTCTCAGCCAGGAAGAGTGAGGGAGCTGGATTCATTTCCGAggacagccggggggggggggagaggatatGAAAATTAACAAGGGATGTTTCTAGGgatgtttaaaaaacacattttctcatttaatttagattgttttcttttaaattcactTATTTTACAACTTGGGCTAAAACAAAATGAAGGAACCAATATGTAAACAACAATTTGATAAAGGAAATATTGTCAGACCCTTTTAGACCTGGTTATAAAAATCCATCTTAAGTTATCTGGTCATGAGTGGACAGATCTGAGTCCAGGTAGACGCGTCCTGAGCTTCATGGATCGTCTTCTGAACTGACGTCTCTGACTCAGACTCTTCCCTGAGCACGgaagtgagatccaatcacaagcgGTCGCAGGAGACGCATTCAGGACGCGTTTTAATACCTTGTATAAAAGTGTGAATTTAGTGCTCTCAGGTTGATATTATTAACATGTCTGAACAGAGCCCACGCCTCAGGAACTGAGATCATTTCAGataaaggatgatttgaaaccAAAGCCTCCTACgaacaaattgaaaacacatttcttttatttaatctttttcCGGATATTAAATGACAAACCTCTCCCGTTAATGACTGACTGTATTCCTTCCCACCTTCTGCAGGTGATGTATTGAGCTCATCCGCCGCCCGAAACCTCCATTTCTGATTAAAACCTCCAGACAAATCTCATTGCCCGCCTCCCAGTATTTACAGAAAGGCTTTAAAATTCATTTAACCCGTCTTCCTCTTCTCACCGagtccctgtgtctcctcccaGGCTGAGAAACATCGAGACTCTGTCCAACCTGCTCCGCTcggtgctgctgctctctccagGTAAATGGTGTTTTATCTCTCCCATAATGCATTCTGATGTAGCTACACGGGCAGCTGGCTGCCAGCCACTCTATCAAGGAGACGATGATGAAGCCAGGTCGCACATAAAAGTGGGAGGATGAGTCACTTcattgatgtgtgtttgtttgttgctgtgtgtgagtgtgtgtgccagtATGTACCTGTGAGATTCCAATAGTGTGTTTTTGATGGTGTGCGCCTGAGCTTCAGTCTGGGGCTATTTGTGAATGCATGGGGCCATGTTTGTGTCTCACTTTGTGTGTGCTTCACTGGTGTGTTCTtttcgctgtgtgtgtgtgtttcatggtgtgtgtttcatggtgtgtgtgtgtgtatttatgtttgatGGTGTGTTTCTTTATGTGTTGGGTGTCCTTAGAGTGTATTTATttccctgtgtgtatgtgtgtgtgagtgtgtttctgtgtctgtgtgtccatgtttgtgtttatgagtttgtctgagtgtctgtgggtgtgtgagcgAGCAGGCAGGTGGTTTGGTGGAGTCttaatggtgtgtgtctgtacgttcatgtttgtgtgtcacaacTGAGCCTGTGTTTCTCCATGAATCCTTTAGTATGTTTTTGTGTCGCTAGTGTGTTGTGTCCGTGGTTCTGTccgtttttatgtgtgtgtctgtgtcttctctttgtaggtttgtatttttgtgtcgatttttttgtgtgtgtttaccttctTATTTATGTTGTGTCCCCAGACGAcctgctgtgctgtgtgtacctgtgtttgAACCAGCTGGGTCCTGCCTACCTGGGGATGGAGCTCGGCATCGGGGAGACAATCCTGATGAAAGCTGTTGCTCAAGCAACTGGTAAaaggacacacatgcacacacacacacacacacacacacacacacacacacacacacagccacaaagCAGGCACACAAAGGCACGCACACAAAGGCAAGCACACACAACCATAAAACAGGCACACAATCATAAGCATGCTGTTGCACCCAAACAGTTTCTTGTGCTTTCCCAGCCTAAAcaccgagccccccccccccccccccccccccccgctgctcatCAGGCAGCGGCTGCTATTCACCGCCTCCCTCTTTTTTCCAGGTCGACAATTGGACAAAATTAAAGCCGAGGCGCAGGAGAAGGGAGACCTGGGCCTCGTGGCCGAGAGCTCCCGCAGCAACCAGCGCATGATGTTCCAGCCGGCCAGTCTGACAGCAGGGGGCGTGTTCAGGAAATTGAAGGAGATTGCCGTCATGAGCGGGAACTCGGTGAGCCacggaaaacaacaacattttcatTAGAGGCAAAGCAGGCTTgagaaaaaatattgttttcactCTATTCTTGTTTGCCTCTCGGTATcaaggtgagggagggagggaggggggaagaAAGAAGATGTTAATGTGATTGTGTATCGATTGAGGAATTATTAGTTTATTTGTCGACATCAGAGGAACGAGGTaattcctcttcctctcgaATAAGTCGTCACCTGACTAGAAACTTTGCTGCaattagtccccccccccccccccccccgctgctactgggtgtgtgttgtttttgtgtgttttagttcTGTGGGTGGAACATGGGGTTGGTTTGTACTCGCTGGTGacctcagtctttttttttttttttgcattccgTCTCTTTTCGCTCTTCTTCTGTGAATCTCAATTTCCGACTGCCTGCCTCAGGCCATGAATAAGAAAATCGACATCATCAAAGGCCTCTTTGTGGCATGCCGCTTCGCCGAGGCCCGCTACATAGTCAGGTAAAAtaacactcacacaacacacacacacacacagacacacacacacacatatatatatacagacaggctcgactctgtgtgtgtgatcaaaGGCACGTATACACATCTGCAAGTAAAGAGGCACATACATGttcatgtttgcatgtgttgaTTGGTCAAGCAGGTTTCCACACTGACCGCTGCTGGTGTTGTGGTTTTGAATGACAGGTCCCTGGCTGGGAAGCTGAGGATAGGCCTGGCTGAGCAGAGCGTCCTATCAGCACTCACTCTGGCTGTGTGCTTGACCCCACCTGGACAAGGTAGACTGGAATTTATTAAAGGATGTGTTGAAAAGCTTTTCATCTTAAAACAGTCAGTGAGCCGGTGCCTGCTTGCTGTTATCGCCCCTCCTGTTCACACCGGCCATGAAAAGGCTCCTTCCTGAAGCAAGTGACAAAGTCCCCGGCTCTTGTTCCACGAAACGCTGTTTTCAGGAGCTTATCTGAATTTAATTTGAGGCTTCCACTGTCTGAGTTGAACAGTTGTGAAAGTTACAGTGCTGTTTATTACTTGAGGCACAGCTCAGGCAGGAGAACACAAAGGCAAAATgctctttttgaaaaaaaaatgtctttggaAGGCGTCCACATGACTTTTCTACCTTCGCCTGCAGAAGCCTCAAATTGGCTTTGTGAATATCTTCTCTCCCAGTAGAGAAGCTGACCTTTAATCAGTTTTCCTTGTTAAGACTGTGCAGACCTTCATGTGTTTAAGGTTGTTCTGTACATGTGGTACGTCTCATTAAAGGAGAGCAAGGTGGGGTGTTAAGTCAAGAGATGGTACgttttatatttatagaaaGATGTGTTAAAGCAGTGTTAAATATTCTTTGGCTTTCATTACAACAGCAAACGATGACATTTCATATAGTGGGTCCATCAGAACCCAGTTATCCCTCCCATGAGATTGTTGACtgcaaaagacaaacacaaactggtTTCCTCTGTTTTGTGATGGACACGTCTTCTCACCTCCGTGCTGCTGAATTCATCACTTGCAGGCCGGAGAGTTTAGAGCTTATCTCTCAGCACCTGCTCTCAGCACGGAGCCGGCCTCCTCTCACCAGCACCACCGACACCAGAGGAAATAGATTCATCCCTGACTTATTAGTATTCTCCCCTTATTCCCGAGTAGAGGTATGCTTTAATAAATGTCAATTAGACCACAGGCTCGGTGGGGAAATCTGCATTGATCTGTGTGGTCTGCtctggaaatgttttttcttagcttttttttaaaatttatttaatttgccaTTATTTTTTATCAGGCAGGTCAATTTGGAGTAGATTTCTAGTGGATCATTCCAATTAATGATTTAGTGGTCAGTTGTATTTGAATACATGATTATTCATGTGAAGCTGCCTTCAAGGTCTTATCTGAAACAGTTCAACCACAGTAGATCTgaagtttaaaatgtttatttatagaaAACACTGAGCTGCAGGTAGACACGAGTAATCGCTCCGCTCCGAGTCTCGTATTTCCCCGACCTTTTTGAAGTGCCTCTGAAGTTTTATTCAACAACTACTCGGTCGTACAGATGTTCTGAAAGTAACACGGATCTGTttgaaatgctttttttttttctttctctcctcctctcgcaGATTTCCCTCCCGCTGTGATCGATGCCGGGAAGGGGATGAGCGCTGAGAGCAAGAAGGCCTGGATCGAAGAGAAGAGTCTCATCCTCAAACAGACTTATTGGTAACTGAAGCCTAAACAAACCCTCTGGTTTGACTTTGCAGTGTCTCCTCGGAGCCACGACGAGGCCTTATCCCCTTTAAGCCCCGTCCCTCATTCCCCCGCACTCATTCTGCTCACTTTCACTTTGGAagatattgatttttttattttcctccatctctctcttgtttttcttctcaaacACCCGTCTTTTGTCTCTGACTCACCGCTGTTCAGCGAGATGCCCAATTACGACATCCTCCTCCCCGTGCTCCTGAAGGAGGGCATAGACCAGCTGCCCAATCACTGCAAGCTCACTCCAGGTAAGCGCCCAATCGAGAGGCAGAAAGGTTATTTAATCCAAAAATGGTGACTGCAGTGTGTTTATCGATCCGCTCAGTGGAGGTGAGTCAGTTATTTTATTTGAGTCATTTATCACTGAAAGATAAAAGATACTACTCTGGGGATTAGCTCCCAATTACACTGTTGTCAAGCTATTTGTGAGAAGGAGGCCTGGCACCGAGGTAGGGAATTATTACCGGCCGCCATCCGAGCGGCACTAAATTGGGGAAACTAAATTGGACGCCGCTGGTCAGTTAAACAGATCTCGCTGCTCTTTTGGCAGGTAAACAGTTGTCGTTCAGGGAGCTGTGTTGCTTCTATAGTGCGTTTGTAGTTAAAGGAGCTGTTGAATTGGCACCGGTCGGTTTGGACAAAACATGACTGTCCTGTCAATTCTGGCTCGGTGCTCTGTGAGCTGCTATTtaaccatttgtttttttaagggggggaggggggggggcatttttcattattttgctCCCCTGCTGCCGTTGTAGCTGAACATGGCGGCGCGGCCCAGGGGGATGTGACTCAGATTACTTTCATTTCGGGTCCAAATGAGAATGCAAACAAACTTAATTTCATCTGTGATTTAGTCGCAGGGAAAAAAGTTGTGGGTGTGATGTTGATGTGTCATGTGGGAATGTGTCACTGGAGCTAATTTCACAGCTCCTGGGTTTCTTCCGAAATATCTGCCTCACTCGCGTAAACCTGCAGGCCTGttgagccccccccctcctcctcttcctcctcttcaaaaagtagaaaatgaagaaaacttCTCCTTGGTCGCTCTCAATTTGTTTTATCAACTGTTTTATAATTCATGGAAAATGCATAAGCGCATCTTTTTCATACTGATTGGTTGGAGTCCTGCTGTTTTTAAGCTGTTTACTTCACATGGTCTCTTCACCTCTTCTCTCAGGTGTGCCGCTGAGGCCCATGCTGGCTCACCCCACAAAGGGCGTTGGCGAGGTGCTGAAGAGGTTTGACGAGGCGGCGTTCACCTGCGAGTACAAGTACGACGGCGAGCgtgcacaggtgtgtgtgtgtgtttgtgggtttgtgtgtgtctgtctatgtgcATGTAGGTGGCAATGTGACAGAGTGCAACTGTTTTCCCCGCGCTTGGCAGCGAACATATGCCAGCTGAATTTTTTATGCGTATACCTCACGGCTGTGTTCTTGGAGTGTGAGATATTGCTGTTCTGTGACTTT
It includes:
- the lig1 gene encoding DNA ligase 1 isoform X1; translated protein: MPVLLTCAARKMFPKRKLDESRSGSESQKEEAEPKEERGQQSKRPRMEPAADGAGDAGDPMEEGAKEEDAEKPVTAANSRDEEVENKKKKKEDGESGDEKEKKAEGAGKKSEAKEKSDDGKGPATAKKEVVEKETREGEESPKSQTAKEQRDKEPAKKAPISSFFAPRKVAVKTEKVEKSDEEKKTSPERKSSAEESKDTKSESTSGQTEYDPSRPGYHPVDHACWKHGQRVPYLAVARTFEKIEEDSGRLRNIETLSNLLRSVLLLSPDDLLCCVYLCLNQLGPAYLGMELGIGETILMKAVAQATGRQLDKIKAEAQEKGDLGLVAESSRSNQRMMFQPASLTAGGVFRKLKEIAVMSGNSAMNKKIDIIKGLFVACRFAEARYIVRSLAGKLRIGLAEQSVLSALTLAVCLTPPGQDFPPAVIDAGKGMSAESKKAWIEEKSLILKQTYCEMPNYDILLPVLLKEGIDQLPNHCKLTPGVPLRPMLAHPTKGVGEVLKRFDEAAFTCEYKYDGERAQIHILESGEVKVFSRSQEDNTSKYPDIISRIPKMKKDSVVSCVLDSEAVAWDREKKQIQPFQVLTTRKRKDVDASEIKVQVCVYAFDLLYLNGESLVRQPLCRRRALLKESFSEVEGEFVFARSIDSDNTDAIAEFLEQSVRDSCEGLMVKTLKKDATYEIAKRSHNWLKLKKDYLEGVGDTVDLCVIGAYMGKGKRAGSYGGFLLACYDEENEEFQSVCKIGTGFKDEDLEQHYKFLKEHILPKPRAYYRFDQSAEPEVWLDAVQVWEVKCADLSLSPVYKAAMGLVDPVKGISLRFPRFLRIRDDKKPEDATSGAQIADLYKKQQQIQNQGDKVDPEDYY